Genomic DNA from Garra rufa chromosome 18, GarRuf1.0, whole genome shotgun sequence:
TGAAAATGAGTGACATAGATGACGACAGTGAAATATACTTCTCAGTTAAAGTGAGTATCAGTTTTTGTAAATGGTCTAAATGCCAGTGTTGTTGCATTTATGTACAAAAAATGCTCTTAATGTGATTTATGTTATTACAATTGTTGCTCACTCATTTATGGggttgtttgtgtgtgtagtttTTGGGTCGTATCCAGGTGGTCCGTCCGGGTGGGATGCAGATTCTGACAGATGCAGTAAAAGCCCTACAGGTAATAAAACCATAAATGTCACTGTACTGTGTCATATTAGAGATAGAGATATTGTATAACTTGATCTTTTGTCCTATGTCCTATTATTATCATTTTCCTTCCCTTATAGGATCCGAACATAGAGATGGATGAGAAAATGAAGAAAACTAAAGTGCATCTGTTTCTGACCAAAAGTGCTATTGACATTCTAGAGCATAAAACCAAGGTGTGACTGAGGACTATCTACTCAAGTTCAGACAGTGACGCACATGTGTACAACAAACAGCTCATTTATTCTCTTTCTCTTGTTTTCTCAGTTCATGCTGTACTCCTGCGCTCTGTCCTCGGTTTCATTCTGCGCAGTACATCCGACTCAGTCTAAAATACTCGGCTTTGTGGCCAGACACCCAGCGTCGGACATGTACCACTGCTACATCTTCCAGAGCAAGAAGTTTGTGAGTCCTAAAAATCTTAAATGCAGTACATTtgatatacagtgagggaaaattatttgatcctctgctgattttttatgtttacatacgcagtgacaaagaaatgatcagtctataattttaatggtaggtttatttcaacagtgagagacagaataacaacaaaaaaatccagaaaacgcatttcaaaaaaattataaattgatttgcattttaatgagtaaaaacaCGTATTTGactccttcgcaaaacatgacttacttagtggcaaaacccttgttggcaatcacagaggtcagatgatTCTTGTAGTctgtcaccaggtttgcacacatctcaggagggattttgtcccactcctctttgcagatcctctccaagttatggtttcgaggctgatgtttggcaacttgaaccttcagctccctccacagatttttttatgggattaaggtctggaaaaaggctaggccactccaggaccttagtgtgcttcttcttgagccccTCCTTcattgccttggccgtgtgtttttggtcattgtcatgctggaataccaatCCACGACACATTTTCAATAGTTCTTACCCAAGATTTtatggtacatggccctgtccatcgtccctttgatgcagtgcagttgtcctgtccccttagcagaaaaacacccccaatgcataatgtttccacctccatgtttgacggtggggatggtgttcttggggtcataggcagcattcctcctcctccaaacacagcgagttgagttgatgccaaagagctcgattttggtctcatctgaccacaacactttcacccagttctcctctgaatcattcagatgttcactggcaaacttcagacgggcctgtacatgtactttcttgagcagggtgaccttgttaccaattgttttcttggtgactatggtctcaGCTGCCTTGAAATCATTggcaagatcctcccgtgtaggagccccagaccgagagagattgacagttattttgtgtttcttccatttgcgaataattgcaccaactgttgtcaccttctcaccaagctgcttggtgatagtcttgtagcccattccagccttgtgtaggtctacaatctccTGACGTCCCTGGACAGCTCTTTactcttggccatggtggagattttggaatctgattgattgattgcttctgtggacaggtgtcttttatacaggtaacaagctgagattaggagcacttcccTTAAGAGTCTCGGCTCCttacttgtataaaagacacttgGGAGCTAGAAATATTGCtgactgataggggatcaaatacttatttcacacaataaaatgcaaatcaatgtataacgTTTGTGTTATTGTACATGATGCTTTTAGTTCACTAGTTACCTTTTACTTAGTTCACtattttacttttacataaaaacATTGTGAAGCCCCCATAGTTTTCATAACCTTCtcatggtcctttgctggtttttgctggtccatagctggttaatgctggtcccttgctggtttatgctggtcatgttggtggtcaaggaccagcataaaccagtaaaggagcagcataaaccagcaaagggactagcataaaacaagctaaaaccagcatcccagcaccaaaaaacacctaaccagcatatttttcagcagggtggatgggcaccagacctttaaaagtaaataaaaacatgcacagacaaatcctaattacaccctgcggctcatgacaatacattaatgtcctaagacacgaaacgatcggttttcgcgagaaactgaacagtatttatatcacgttttacctttgatacacagccacgtcaatctgtcctgagcacaagctcgTCATCCGGCTCgtacatgtgcacgcgctctggtactgaaatactgttcagtttcttgcacaaaccgatcgttttgtgtcttaggacatcaatgtatcgtcacaagccgcagggcgtaatttggatttgtctgtgcatgttttgttttatatttatatattgaataaatgctgttctttttaactttttattcatcaaacaatcacAGGTTCCatatcaaaaatattaagcagcacaactgtttctaacattgataaatAACCAGCATATTAGATgtaataaatgctgatctttggatctttctattcaccagagaatcctgaaaaaatgtactcaaatgtttaattatcgtaataaatattattttaaatagtaaaaatatttgagaatttgttgttgctgtactttggatcaaataaatgcaggcttgagcaaaaacattaaaaatagtgtaCAATGACACCATGTTAAATCTAACCTTAAATTCTTTCTCGAGCTGATCtgtgttgtttttctttctgtcaGTCCCATATGCTGGTTTCCATCATTGGTGACACATTTCGGGCTGCTAAGCAGGACGGAAATCTACAAGGTCATCGTGACCTAGTGGTAGAGGCCCTGAGACATA
This window encodes:
- the LOC141290443 gene encoding PTB domain-containing engulfment adapter protein 1-like isoform X1, with product MSDIDDDSEIYFSVKFLGRIQVVRPGGMQILTDAVKALQDPNIEMDEKMKKTKVHLFLTKSAIDILEHKTKFMLYSCALSSVSFCAVHPTQSKILGFVARHPASDMYHCYIFQSKKFSHMLVSIIGDTFRAAKQDGNLQGHRDLVVEALRHKNKVLERENAELKRRLQASGENAGGSHNVDEDESDVDKISARSGQVRFFSEDDKTPLHNNF
- the LOC141290443 gene encoding PTB domain-containing engulfment adapter protein 1-like isoform X2 — protein: MSDIDDDSEIYFSVKFLGRIQVVRPGGMQILTDAVKALQDPNIEMDEKMKKTKVHLFLTKSAIDILEHKTKFMLYSCALSSVSFCAVHPTQSKILGFVARHPASDMYHCYIFQSKKFSHMLVSIIGDTFRAAKQDGNLQGHRDLVVEALRHKNKVLERENAELKRRLQASGEIFILQNAGGSHNVDEDESDVDKISARSGQVRFFSEDDKTPLHNNF